A window of the Chanodichthys erythropterus isolate Z2021 chromosome 21, ASM2448905v1, whole genome shotgun sequence genome harbors these coding sequences:
- the ddit3 gene encoding DNA damage-inducible transcript 3 protein has translation MTAEWLYPPGVGPLCGAELEAWYEDLQDILGSDAGGAKLTRAPPCSEKEPEFLDVLESCSLTWLTEGQVWGDGVQRVTDDPPPTPPRQEDRRGGDSENTSSGGDLLPPEFFELLSEGGVGSVETMVSGGYHLHPPPSPAASEEELPTVPDTSSCSSASRSPSLNCSPPASPPVSSRPGKRKRGGEKGGALCSPSPGKKSRREREQENERKVQELTDQNERLKAEIERLGEEVQRTRRALIERLVNTRR, from the exons ATGACTGCGGAGTGGCTGTACCCCCCTGGTGTGGGGCCGCTATGTGGTGCAGAGTTGGAGGCGTGGTATGAAGACCTACAGGATATACTGGGCTCCGACGCAGGCGGGGCCAAACTTACGCGAGCCCCGCCTTGCTCCGAG AAGGAGCCCGAGTTTCTGGATGTGTTGGAGAGCTGCTCGCTCACCTGGTTGACGGAGGGGCAGGTATGGGGCGATGGTGTGCAACGCGTCACCGACGACCCGCCGCCGACGCCTCCGCGACAGGAGGACCGGAGAGGCGGCGATTCGGAGAACACCTCGTCCGGAGGAGACCTGCTTCCGCCCGAGTTCTTCGAGCTCCTCAGCGAAGGAGGCGTGGGGTCGGTGGAAACGATGGTCAGCGGCGGGTACCACCTCCACCCGCCTCCGTCTCCGGCCGCCAGCGAGGAGGAGCTCCCAACGGTTCCCGACACGTCGTCCTGCTCCTCGGCGTCCCGCTCGCCCTCCCTCAACTGCTCCCCTCCGGCGTCCCCTCCCGTCTCCTCGCGGCCGGGCAAGAGAAAGCGAGGGGGCGAGAAAGGAGGCGCGCTGTGCTCACCATCCCCGGGGAAGAAGAGCAGAAGAGAGCGCGAGCAGGAGAACGAGAGGAAGGTGCAGGAGCTGACGGATCAGAACGAGCGCCTCAAAGCCGAGATCGAGCGATTGGGAGAGGAGGTGCAGAGGACGCGCCGGGCGCTCATCGAGAGACTCGTCAACACCAGGAGGTGA